Proteins encoded in a region of the Quercus lobata isolate SW786 chromosome 8, ValleyOak3.0 Primary Assembly, whole genome shotgun sequence genome:
- the LOC115955693 gene encoding auxin response factor 18, translating into MAHLEGSPRSSSISQAETGCVNDDLYTELWKLCAGPLVDVPKPGERVFYFPQGHMEQLEASTNQGLNQQIPLFNLPPKILCRVVHIRLLAEQESDEVYAQITLQPEAEQSEPSSPDICPPEPPRQTVHSFCKILTASDTSTHGGFSVLRKHATECLPSLDMTQVTPTQELVAKDLHGSEWKFKHIFRGQPRRHLLTTGWSNFVTSKRLVAGDAFVFLRGDNGELRVGVRRLARQQSPMPSSVISSQSMHLGVLATASHAVMTQTLFVVFYKPRTSQFIIGVNKYLEAVNNAFSVGMRFKMRFEGEDSPERRFTGTIVGVGDISKEWSDSKWRSLKIHWDEPATIPRPERVSPWEVEPFASSASLNLTQPVVKSKRPRPVDVPSSEITTNSAASAFWFHGSTHSHELTQLGSAAEVQSRETCGVWPSSQKEINTNGSCIRTEGKWPSSPHVNVSLDLFSDSAEDNKTGTAQSTIPDYLSPGSSMLNNGPINNHVEKRTKSKTFLGCRLFGIDLTKNSQTTAPPERESAIMMSSSAKGSSSTPIPEADRVHNLDASKSSNEQKQLIPDVSLKETQSKQGSTLYMRSRTKVQMQGVAVGRAVDLTVLKGYNDLIDELEKMFEIKGELRTRNKWAVVFTDDENDKMLVGDDPWPEFVKMVRKIYIYSSEEVKKMSTRCKLNASSFEGEGTVVSSDSEHGAET; encoded by the exons ATGGCACATCTGGAAGGGAGTCCTAGGAGCTCGTCGATTTCTCAAGCGGAAACGG GTTGTGTAAATGATGATCTGTACACGGAGCTGTGGAAGCTATGTGCAGGGCCTCTGGTGGATGTACCAAAGCCTGGGGAGAGAGTGTTTTACTTCCCTCAGGGTCACATGGAACAA TTGGAAGCGTCAACAAATCAGGGGCTAAATCAGCAAATCCCTCTGTTTAATCTTCCTCCCAAGATCCTTTGTCGTGTTGTTCACATTCGATTACTG GCTGAACAAGAATCAGATGAGGTTTATGCACAGATCACTCTGCAACCGGAAGCAGAA CAAAGTGAGCCTTCAAGTCCTGATATATGCCCACCTGAGCCTCCAAGGCAAACAGTGCACTcgttttgtaaaattttaactGCTTCAGATACAAGCACCCATGGAGGGTTCTCTGTTCTTCGAAAGCACGCCACTGAATGCCTGCCTTCATTG GACATGACCCAAGTAACACCAACTCAGGAATTGGTTGCCAAGGATCTTCATGGGTCTGAGTGGAAGTTTAAGCATATATTTAGAG GCCAACCACGGAGGCATTTGCTTACAACGGGATGGAGTAACTTTGTCACATCCAAGAGATTGGTTGCGGGAGATGCCTTTGTGTTTTTGAG GGGTGATAATGGGGAATTGCGAGTAGGTGTACGGCGTCTTGCCCGTCAGCAGAGTCCCATGCCTTCATCTGTGATATCCAGCCAGAGCATGCATCTTGGAGTGCTTGCTACCGCTTCTCATGCTGTTATGACCCAAACcctttttgtagttttttacAAGCCAAG GACTAGCCAGTTCATTATTGGTGTAAACAAATATCTAGAGGCTGTTAACAATGCGTTTTCAGTTGGCATGCGCTTTAAGATGAGATTTGAGGGAGAAGACTCTCCAGAAAGAag GTTCACAGGCACTATAGTTGGGGTTGGAGATATATCTAAAGAGTGGTCAGATTCTAAATGGCGGTCATTGAAG ATTCACTGGGATGAACCTGCGACAATACCAAGGCCAGAGAGGGTTTCCCCCTGGGAGGTAGAGCCTTTTGCTTCTTCTGCATCCTTAAACCTTACTCAACCAGTGGTAAAGAGCAAGAGGCCCCGACCTGTTGATGTTCCATCTTCTG AAATCACCACCAATTCTGCAGCATCAGCATTTTGGTTTCATGGATCAACTCACTCCCATGAGTTAACCCAATTAGGTAGTGCTGCTGAAGTCCAAAGCCGTGAAACCTGTGGTGTCTGGCCTTCTAGCCAGAAAGAAATCAACACTAATGGCTCATGCATCCGAACAGAAGGCAAATGGCCCTCTTCTCCACATGTGAATGTCTCACTAGATCTTTTCTCGGATTCAGCAGAGGACAACAAAACTGGAACAGCACAGTCAACTATCCCTGATTATCTCTCTCCAGGTTCATCTATGCTAAATAATGGTCCCATAAATAACCATGTGGAAAAGCGGACAAAATCTAAGACTTTTCTTGGTTGCCGGCTATTTGGAATTGATTTGACGAAAAATTCCCAAACCACTGCTCCTCCAGAGAGGGAATCAGCAATAATGATGTCCAGTAGTGCTAAAGGATCTAGTTCAACTCCAATACCAGAAGCTGATAGGGTGCATAATCTGGATGCTTCAAAGTCCTCAAACGAACAGAAGCAACTTATACCAGACGTGTCACTGAAGGAGACACAGAGCAAGCAGGGCTCCACTCTTTACATGAGAAGTCGTACCAAG GTGCAAATGCAAGGGGTTGCTGTTGGCCGTGCTGTTGACTTGACTGTGTTGAAGGGGTACAATGATCTTATAGATGAGCTGGAGAAAATGTTTGAGATTAAAGGGGAACTTCGTACACGGAACAAATGGGCAGTTGTTTTTACTGATGATGAAAATGACAAGATGCTTGTGGGCGATGATCCATGGCC GGAATTTGTTAAGATGGTTAGGAAAATCTACATATATTCAAGTGAGGAAGTGAAAAAGATGAGTACGAGATGCAAGCTTAATGCTTCGTCATTTGAAGGTGAAGGAACTGTTGTGAGCTCGGACTCAGAGCATGGGGCTGAAACTTAA